Proteins found in one Chthonomonadales bacterium genomic segment:
- a CDS encoding DUF2892 domain-containing protein, with protein MTTERWLRLIAGVFVGATAALAALMDMRWLWFTGFVALNLVQSAFTDWCPMKWLLERLGGRSATQQAPRHG; from the coding sequence ATGACGACCGAACGGTGGCTTCGCCTGATCGCGGGCGTTTTCGTGGGAGCGACGGCGGCGCTCGCCGCCCTGATGGACATGCGCTGGCTGTGGTTCACGGGCTTCGTGGCGCTGAATCTCGTGCAGTCGGCGTTCACCGACTGGTGCCCGATGAAGTGGCTTCTGGAGCGGCTGGGCGGGCGCTCGGCCACCCAGCAGGCGCCCCGGCACGGGTGA
- a CDS encoding DUF4142 domain-containing protein: protein MRDRTIVTVAVAAVGLLLAATAAHARDEGPLTAQEFVTKATHGSAAEVELGRTAADQGYVGMVKDFGQRMVRDHSRLNAELAALATREGCMVPTGPSDMQMMEIGELASLGKSVFGLAYARNQVKGHEQTIALFKRAANELADPDLRLWASRTIPTLEHHLSMARDLYRDVIWRRRANLGFGGRYDPDNIYAERTPAGPRSVY, encoded by the coding sequence ATGCGAGATCGAACGATAGTCACGGTGGCGGTGGCCGCCGTCGGCCTGCTGCTGGCGGCCACGGCTGCCCACGCGCGCGACGAGGGGCCGCTCACCGCTCAGGAGTTTGTGACGAAGGCTACCCACGGCAGCGCCGCGGAGGTCGAGTTGGGGCGGACGGCCGCCGACCAGGGCTACGTCGGCATGGTGAAGGACTTCGGCCAGCGCATGGTACGTGACCACTCGCGGCTGAACGCGGAACTGGCGGCTCTCGCGACTCGCGAAGGGTGCATGGTTCCCACCGGCCCGAGCGACATGCAGATGATGGAGATCGGAGAGCTGGCTAGCCTGGGCAAGAGCGTCTTCGGGTTGGCCTATGCACGCAACCAGGTGAAGGGTCACGAGCAGACGATCGCGCTGTTCAAGCGTGCGGCGAACGAGTTGGCCGACCCTGACCTGCGCCTCTGGGCCTCCAGGACGATTCCAACGCTCGAGCACCATCTGAGCATGGCCCGCGACCTCTATCGCGACGTCATCTGGCGGCGCCGCGCGAACCTGGGGTTCGGCGGACGCTACGACCCCGACAACATCTACGCCGAGCGGACGCCGGCGGGCCCGAGGTCCGTGTACTGA
- a CDS encoding carboxypeptidase regulatory-like domain-containing protein: MRRCQILLFALVTVLVSARCVAAEEVIWTTGRVLDAGSGRPIGDAVVAVYDQKQRVVDYARTDADGYYALAVLRSALALKGKSSGGFLHEVTAGVSRFVGGVGRVAALPLKVGIKVAASAAGASDPLIGAGVGVVPAWPAPWSMECRAGRAGRRSSRNRERSS, from the coding sequence ATGCGCCGCTGCCAGATTCTCCTGTTCGCCCTCGTCACCGTGCTGGTATCTGCGCGCTGTGTGGCGGCCGAGGAGGTCATCTGGACGACCGGTCGCGTCCTGGACGCCGGCAGTGGCCGGCCCATCGGCGACGCCGTCGTGGCGGTGTACGACCAGAAGCAGCGCGTGGTGGATTACGCGCGGACTGATGCCGATGGCTACTACGCCCTCGCCGTCCTGCGAAGCGCCCTTGCGCTGAAGGGCAAGTCGAGCGGGGGCTTTCTGCACGAGGTGACGGCCGGAGTCTCCCGGTTCGTCGGAGGCGTTGGCCGGGTGGCCGCGCTTCCCCTCAAGGTGGGCATCAAGGTTGCGGCGTCGGCCGCGGGGGCGTCGGACCCTCTCATCGGCGCCGGGGTCGGGGTGGTGCCGGCCTGGCCGGCACCGTGGTCGATGGAATGTCGGGCAGGAAGGGCAGGCAGAAGGTCCAGCCGGAACCGGGAACGGTCCTCATGA
- the mtaB gene encoding tRNA (N(6)-L-threonylcarbamoyladenosine(37)-C(2))-methylthiotransferase MtaB — MPVAAFATLGCKVNQYETQRILDSFEQRGFAIASFGDLADVYVINTCSVTQTAERKSRQMLRRLARQNPQAIVVMTGCYAEMARLRGESVAEATLVVPNPEKLRALDHLLAAYPRLLDALAGAPPARARARPAGRTRATVKIQDGCNVGCAFCSIPYTRSNMRSRPADEVIAEVERFVSDGYREVVVTGVLVGSYGPATGSGGAGLADLLARMAAVEGIERIRLSSIEPTHVTDRLLDAFMAAPTLANHLHIPLQSGDGAVLRAMNRPYGREDYLGLCERVAASLPDAAITTDILVGFPGESRAAFDNTVDVVRRVRFARAHIFRYSPRPGTPAASMAHQVPEEEKEARAHELAAECRAAQAGYIGRFLGRTLPVLVEAKGGAGGLLSGYTENYIRVQFAGGTGMVGTMAPVRLLEPMQDGAVGEAVSSYQPEADIIPVALVSGVASTGRPRSVHQPGDGLGIYAIEPRPELAHDERCRV, encoded by the coding sequence ATGCCGGTCGCCGCGTTCGCGACGCTCGGGTGCAAGGTCAACCAGTACGAGACGCAGCGTATCCTGGACAGTTTTGAGCAGCGCGGTTTCGCGATCGCGTCCTTCGGGGACTTGGCGGACGTCTACGTCATCAACACCTGCTCAGTGACGCAGACTGCCGAGCGCAAGTCGCGCCAGATGCTGCGGCGCCTGGCGCGCCAGAACCCCCAGGCGATCGTCGTGATGACCGGCTGCTACGCCGAGATGGCGCGCCTTCGCGGCGAGAGCGTCGCGGAGGCTACGCTCGTGGTGCCGAACCCCGAGAAGCTGCGCGCGCTCGACCACCTGCTCGCCGCCTACCCGCGCCTGCTCGACGCGCTGGCCGGGGCCCCGCCGGCGCGCGCGCGCGCGAGGCCCGCCGGCCGCACGCGCGCCACGGTCAAGATCCAGGATGGCTGCAACGTCGGTTGCGCCTTCTGCTCCATCCCCTACACACGCTCCAATATGCGGTCGCGGCCCGCGGACGAGGTGATCGCGGAGGTGGAGCGGTTCGTGTCCGATGGTTACCGCGAGGTGGTCGTGACTGGCGTGCTCGTTGGCTCCTACGGGCCGGCCACGGGCTCCGGCGGCGCCGGTCTCGCCGACCTGCTGGCGCGAATGGCGGCGGTTGAGGGAATCGAACGGATCCGTCTTTCGTCGATCGAGCCAACGCATGTAACGGATCGGCTGCTGGATGCGTTCATGGCGGCCCCGACTCTGGCCAATCATCTGCACATCCCGCTTCAGAGCGGCGACGGCGCGGTCCTGCGCGCCATGAATCGCCCCTACGGACGCGAGGATTACCTCGGCCTCTGCGAGCGGGTCGCCGCTTCGCTCCCGGACGCAGCGATCACCACGGACATCCTGGTGGGCTTCCCCGGCGAGAGCCGCGCGGCGTTCGACAACACCGTGGACGTGGTGCGGCGTGTCCGGTTCGCGCGCGCGCACATCTTTCGCTACTCGCCGCGGCCGGGCACGCCGGCGGCCAGCATGGCGCACCAGGTGCCGGAGGAGGAGAAGGAGGCGCGCGCGCACGAGTTGGCGGCGGAGTGCCGGGCCGCGCAGGCCGGCTACATCGGGCGCTTCCTCGGCCGGACGCTTCCCGTCCTGGTGGAGGCCAAGGGCGGAGCCGGCGGCCTGCTCTCCGGCTACACGGAGAACTACATTCGGGTGCAGTTCGCCGGCGGGACGGGCATGGTCGGTACGATGGCGCCCGTGCGGCTCCTGGAGCCAATGCAAGACGGGGCGGTGGGCGAGGCCGTCTCCAGCTACCAACCGGAGGCCGACATCATTCCCGTGGCGCTCGTCTCCGGTGTTGCGTCGACCGGACGGCCGCGCTCAGTCCACCAGCCCGGCGATGGCCTGGGGATCTACGCGATCGAGCCGCGGCCCGAACTGGCCCACGACGAGCGATGCCGTGTATGA
- a CDS encoding adenosine kinase has translation MRFDVFGMCNALVDLQAEVDDQTLEELRLAKGSMSLLDRAQYEELLPCVVESIVNIEAGGSGANTMSGVSLLGGRACYTSRVGSDEYGDLYRRSLLTRDVQPNLGTCEGRTGTSLILITPDSQRTMCTYLGASRALEARDVRLSDLRDSQYLYVTAYLWDTDNQKEAVLLAMREANRTGVQVALSLSDPFCVARHKADLLDLMRSHVDVLVGNADEAQALTDTGTPREAVRALAALSDVAAVTMDERGSLLCRGEEIVEVPTYPIDPVDTTGAGDMYAAGLLYGLTRGMPLAVTGRVASYTASLVVGQFGPRLDRVDPQAIAGLVD, from the coding sequence ATGCGCTTCGACGTGTTCGGGATGTGCAATGCGCTGGTGGACCTGCAGGCCGAAGTGGACGATCAGACGCTGGAGGAGCTCCGACTGGCCAAGGGCAGCATGTCGCTGCTGGACCGCGCCCAGTACGAGGAGTTGCTTCCGTGCGTCGTCGAGAGCATCGTCAATATCGAGGCCGGCGGCTCGGGCGCCAACACCATGAGCGGCGTCTCGTTGCTCGGCGGGCGCGCGTGCTACACCAGCCGCGTCGGCAGCGATGAGTATGGTGACCTCTACCGGCGCTCCCTGCTCACCCGCGATGTCCAGCCCAACCTCGGGACCTGCGAGGGCCGCACCGGCACCTCGCTGATCCTAATCACGCCGGATTCCCAGCGCACCATGTGCACCTACCTGGGCGCCAGCCGCGCCCTGGAGGCCCGCGACGTGCGGCTGAGCGACCTCCGCGACAGCCAGTACCTATACGTGACCGCCTATCTCTGGGACACGGACAACCAGAAGGAGGCCGTTCTGCTGGCGATGCGGGAGGCCAACCGAACGGGCGTGCAGGTGGCGCTGAGCCTCTCGGACCCGTTCTGCGTCGCGCGTCACAAGGCCGACCTCCTCGACCTGATGCGCAGCCATGTCGACGTGCTGGTGGGCAACGCCGACGAGGCGCAGGCCCTCACCGACACGGGCACGCCGCGCGAGGCCGTGCGCGCCCTGGCCGCGCTGAGCGATGTGGCGGCCGTGACGATGGATGAGAGGGGCTCGCTGCTCTGCCGGGGCGAGGAGATCGTGGAGGTGCCGACGTACCCGATCGACCCCGTGGACACGACGGGCGCCGGCGACATGTATGCCGCGGGGCTGCTCTACGGCCTGACCCGCGGCATGCCGCTGGCGGTCACGGGCCGCGTGGCCTCATACACGGCATCGCTCGTCGTGGGCCAGTTCGGGCCGCGGCTCGATCGCGTAGATCCCCAGGCCATCGCCGGGCTGGTGGACTGA